Proteins co-encoded in one Medicago truncatula cultivar Jemalong A17 chromosome 8, MtrunA17r5.0-ANR, whole genome shotgun sequence genomic window:
- the LOC11406731 gene encoding acidic leucine-rich nuclear phosphoprotein 32-related protein has protein sequence MRYTIWYLMDEIWEKAVETALEGEKDHVSARTLTLDGAVKCVQGRLPPPSLLERFQNLQHLSIANVGVSSLEQFPRLRSLQKLNLSDNRIAGGLEYLVEAGLESLRDLDLSNNRIQNFEDLAPLAQVKLVSLDLYECPVTRVKDYRSRVFGLIKSLKYLDKMDAEENERPESDDEEEDDNEDNEEDDDNDEEEDEEDPGSGEIDGGEEDRVFGVENGHSEGVDGVVDADEDEESDADEEVTESSRGRVNGVSHQENGFHVEPVDVEEDDDDEDSGEEIDEEEGDDEDVVEVNEIDDSDDDEDGVEFDEDDDDEDDDEVDNDEGDFAEPESTSGRLVSTEGEIDGHEQGEEDGDEDDNGETGEEEMAVEEEDDDDDGDDDDGEFEDDDEEEDFGAGYLVQPVGQDDPLNDGAADIDDGEENEDGEEEEEEVDDEDVDDDDAQEVLPPASSHPKRKRDNDDEADEDDEDEAAFTKPSKKHH, from the exons ATGAGATATACGATTTGGTATTTAATGGATGAGATCTGGGAGAAAGCTGTGGAAACGGCGTTAGAAGGAGAGAAAGATCATGTTTCAGCACGAACGTTAACACTTGACGGCGCCGTTAAGTGTGTACAAGGACGTTTACCACCACCGAGCCTTCTAGAAAGGTTCCAGAATCTTCAGCATCTTTCGATTGCAAACGTTGGTGTTTCATCGTTGGAGCAGTTCCCGAGGCTTCGGAGTTTGCAGAAGTTGAATTTGTCTGATAACCGGATCGCTGGAGGGTTAGAGTATTTAGTCGAAGCTGGTCTCGAATCGCTTCGAGATCTTGATTTATCGAATAATAGGATTCAGAATTTTGAAGATCTTGCGCCTTTGGCGCAGGTGAAGCTAGTTTCGTTGGATCTGTATGAGTGTCCTGTTACTAGGGTTAAGGATTATCGATCTAGGGTTTTTGGTTTGATTAAGTCGTTGAAGTATTTGGATAAGATGGATGCTGAGGAGAATGAAAGGCCGGAGAGTGATGATGAGGAAGAGGATGATAATGAGGATAACGAGGaggatgatgataatgatgaggAGGAAGATGAGGAGGATCCGGGGAGTGGTGAGATTGATGGTGGCGAGGAAGATCGAGTTTTTGGGGTGGAGAATGGCCATAGTGAAGGTGTTGATGGTGTTGTTGATGCTGATGAGGATGAGGAGAGTGATGCTGATGAGGAGGTTACGGAGAGTTCGAGGGGGAGGGTTAATGGGGTGAGTCATCAGGAGAATGGGTTTCATGTCGAGCCGGTTGATGTTGAGGAGGACGATGATGACGAGGATTCTGGAGAGGAGATTGATGAGGAAGAGGGGGATGATGAGGATGTTGTTGAGGTGAATGAGATTGATgatagtgatgatgatgaagatggggTTGAGTTtgatgaggatgatgatgacgaGGACGATGATGAGGTGGATAATGATGAAGGGGATTTTGCTGAGCCTGAGAGTACTTCTGGGCGGTTGGTGAGTACTGAAGGTGAGATCGATGGGCATGAGCAAGGGGAGGAAGATGGAGATGAAGATGACAATGGAGAGACCGGTGAAGAGGAGATGGcggttgaagaagaagatgacgaTGATGATGGAGATGATGACGATGGAGagtttgaagatgatgatgaa GAGGAAGACTTTGGTGCTGGGTATCTGGTTCAGCCAGTTGGACAGGATGATCCTCTTAATGATGGAGCTGCTGACATCGATGATGGAGAAGAAAACGAAgatggtgaagaagaagaagaggaagttgatgatgaagatgttgatgacgATGATGCTCAAGAGGTGTTGCCTCCCGCCTCTTCACATCCCAAGAGGAAGAGGGACAATGATGATGAAGCTGATGAGGACGATGAAGATGAAGCAGCATTCACAAAGCCATCGAAGAAGCACCATTGA